Proteins encoded in a region of the Tripterygium wilfordii isolate XIE 37 chromosome 21, ASM1340144v1, whole genome shotgun sequence genome:
- the LOC119988055 gene encoding serine carboxypeptidase-like, with amino-acid sequence MATFIKILLVLLLLLVGLFSISSLAYARSTENHLLSSKTTSSANQTESPNLFPQEDINSSVAVHNPRLVDQNFKFPFLPPFNPFIRYLGENAGYYPLPNTGARIFYFFFESLFRSVEDPVVLWLSGGPGASGSIALFYENGPLQLKEDLSLIWNVYGWDKISNIIFVDQPIGTGFSYTTNNIDIRHNLTSVIEDLYNFLQQFFQDRLDFAQNDFYIIGQSYAGHFAPVLASRILQGNKVNKGIHINLKGLAIGNGLTNPRIQYPTIPFFAKMNNLIEETDYLKVDEMIPKCESSIEDCDRGDDDACLTADDNCRRMVQAIRGMTNRNFYDIRTQSAGSLDYDFSNLESFLNKRSTKKSLNVGDRTYMNWNTLVFRALKREHMKNFDVGIPALLEAKIKVLIYAGNKELMCNWIGNMKWVLELEWYGKQEFTKAPFVPFLVDDKEVGKMMSHGLLTFIQVFEAGHMVPMDQPNVALHMIRNWMQEEVK; translated from the exons ATGGCAACTTTTATTAaaattcttcttgttcttcttcttctcctcgtTGGTCTCTTTTCCATTTCATCATTGGCGTATGCCAGGTCCACCGAAAACCATCTTCTTTCATCGAAAACTACCAGTTCAGCCAACCAAACAGAAAGCCCCAACTTGTTCCCTCAAGAGGACATTAACTCCTCGGTGGCCGTTCATAATCCAAGGCTTGTTGATCAGAATTTTAAGTTTCCTTTTCTTCCTCCTTTTAACCCTTTTATTAGGTATCTTGGCGAGAATGCTGGTTACTACCCACTTCCAAATACTGGTGCAAG gaTTTTCTACTTCTTCTTTGAATCACTATTTAGAAGTGTTGAAGACCCAGTTGTGTTATGGTTAAGTGGAGGGCCTGGAGCTAGCGGTAGCATTGcattattttatgaaaatggTCCACTACAACTCAAAGAGGACCTATCACTCATTTGGAATGTTTATGGTTGGGACAAG atatcaaatattatatttgttgaCCAACCTATCGGAACAGGTTTTAGTTACACAACTAATAACATTGATATAAGGCATAATCTAACTAGTGTTATTGAAGACCTATATAACTTCTTGCAg CAATTCTTTCAAGATCGTCTTGATTTTGCTCAAAATGATTTCTATATAATTGGACAATCTTATGCTGGACATTTTGCTCCTGTCCTAGCTTCTCGAATACTCCAAGGAAATAAAGTAAACAAAGGAATTCATATAAATCTCAAG GGTCTTGCTATTGGTAATGGACTGACAAATCCTAGAATCCAGTATCCAACAATACCCTTTTTTGCTAAGATGAATAATTTAATTGAAGAAACAGATTATCTAAAAGTTGATGAGATGATTCCAAAATGCGAATCATCAATAGAGGATTGTG ACAGAGGAGATGACGACGCTTGTCTCACCGCAGATGATAATTGTCGAAGAATGGTTCAAGCGATCCGTGGAATGACGAATAGAAAT TTTTATGATATTAGAACGCAGTCTGCGGGCTCTTTGGATTATGACTTTTCAAATTTGGAGAGTTTTCTAAATAAAAGATCAACAAAGAAATCCCTTAATGTAGGGGACAGAACCTATATGAATTGGAACACTCTAGTATTTCGTGCATTGAAAAGAGAACACATGAAGAACTTTGACGTAGGAATTCCTGCTTTACTTGAAGCTAAGATCAAGGTCTTAATCTATGCAGGAAATAAAGAACTCATGTGCAACTGGATTG GAAATATGAAGTGGGTCTTAGAATTGGAATGGTATGGTAAGCAAGAATTCACAAAAGCTCCATTTGTTCCATTTCTTGTTGATGATAAAGAAGTAGGAAAGATGATGAGTCATGGACTTCTCACATTCATTCAG GTTTTTGAAGCTGGTCATATGGTTCCAATGGATCAACCAAACGTTGCTTTACACATGATACGGAATTGGATGCAAGAGGAAGTCAAGTGA